A genomic segment from Pseudomonas sp. M30-35 encodes:
- the aceF gene encoding dihydrolipoyllysine-residue acetyltransferase — translation MSELIRVPDIGSGEGEVIELFVKVGDTIEAEQSLLTLESDKASMEIPAPKAGVVKSIKVKLGDTLKEGDELLELEVEGESAAAEPEKKAEPAAAQAEAPKAEAAAAPAGKGASSIEEVRVPDTGSDTKGKIIEIFVKVGDTVEVDQSLITLESDKASFEVPSSAAGVVESLEVKLDDEAGTGDLILKLKVEGAAPATKQEPASAPAKEEPAAAAAPAPAKGSSIEEVRIPDTGSDAKGKVIELFVKAGDTIEVDQSLLTLESDKASFEVPSPSAGVVESVEIKLDDEAGTGDLILKLKVAGSAPAEAAPSAAPAPAKAEAAKAPEKAAAPAAAASAAPANGDKVHAGPAVRQLAREFGVELGAVPGSGPKGRILKEDVQVYVKSMMNKAKQAPAAAGATGGAGIPPVPAIDFSKFGEIEEVAMTRLMQIGAANLHRSWLNVPHVTQFDSADITELEAFRVAQKAVAEKAGVKLTVLPLLLKACAFMLKEMPDFCSSLAPSGKAFIRKKYVHIGFAVDTPDGLLVPVIRDVDKKSLLQLAAEAAELADKARNKKLSPDAMQGACFTISSLGHIGGTGFTPIVNAPEVAILGVSKATIQPVWDGKAFQPKLMLPLSLSYDHRVINGAAAARFTKRLGDVLGDIRTMLL, via the coding sequence ATGAGTGAATTGATTCGCGTACCCGACATCGGCAGTGGTGAGGGTGAAGTAATTGAGTTGTTCGTTAAGGTCGGCGACACCATTGAAGCCGAACAAAGCCTGCTGACCCTTGAGTCTGACAAAGCCAGTATGGAGATCCCAGCGCCTAAAGCTGGGGTTGTCAAAAGCATCAAGGTCAAGCTGGGCGACACCTTGAAAGAAGGTGACGAGCTGTTAGAACTCGAAGTTGAAGGCGAAAGCGCAGCCGCCGAGCCTGAGAAAAAGGCTGAGCCTGCTGCGGCCCAGGCAGAGGCGCCGAAGGCTGAAGCCGCTGCTGCTCCTGCCGGGAAAGGTGCTTCAAGCATCGAGGAAGTGCGCGTCCCGGACACGGGCTCAGACACTAAAGGCAAGATCATTGAGATCTTCGTCAAGGTCGGCGACACCGTTGAAGTTGATCAATCCTTGATCACCCTCGAATCGGATAAAGCCAGCTTTGAAGTGCCTTCGTCAGCGGCTGGTGTGGTTGAAAGCCTTGAGGTCAAACTCGACGATGAAGCTGGCACCGGTGACCTGATTCTGAAGCTAAAAGTTGAGGGGGCTGCTCCTGCTACTAAACAGGAACCTGCTTCTGCCCCAGCTAAAGAAGAGCCCGCAGCGGCTGCAGCACCTGCCCCGGCCAAGGGTTCTTCGATTGAAGAAGTGCGCATTCCGGACACCGGCTCTGACGCCAAAGGCAAAGTCATTGAGCTGTTCGTCAAGGCAGGCGACACCATCGAAGTTGATCAGTCCCTGCTCACGCTTGAGTCGGACAAAGCCAGCTTTGAAGTGCCTTCGCCGTCTGCTGGCGTGGTTGAAAGCGTTGAAATCAAACTGGATGACGAAGCCGGTACCGGCGACCTGATCCTCAAGCTGAAAGTCGCTGGCAGTGCGCCTGCTGAAGCGGCGCCTTCCGCTGCCCCAGCCCCGGCGAAAGCAGAAGCCGCCAAGGCACCTGAAAAAGCTGCAGCTCCGGCTGCCGCAGCCAGCGCAGCACCTGCGAACGGCGACAAGGTTCACGCTGGCCCAGCTGTTCGTCAGTTGGCCCGCGAGTTCGGTGTTGAGCTTGGCGCCGTACCGGGTAGCGGCCCTAAAGGTCGAATTCTCAAGGAAGACGTGCAGGTTTACGTCAAATCCATGATGAACAAGGCCAAGCAAGCACCGGCAGCAGCTGGCGCAACGGGCGGCGCAGGTATTCCTCCAGTTCCGGCAATCGACTTCAGCAAGTTTGGTGAAATCGAAGAAGTGGCGATGACTCGCCTGATGCAGATTGGCGCCGCCAACTTGCACCGCAGTTGGCTGAACGTGCCTCACGTGACCCAGTTCGATTCTGCCGACATCACTGAGCTGGAAGCCTTCCGCGTTGCGCAGAAAGCTGTAGCCGAGAAAGCTGGGGTTAAATTGACCGTGCTGCCACTGCTGCTTAAAGCGTGCGCATTCATGCTCAAGGAAATGCCAGATTTCTGCAGCTCGCTCGCACCAAGCGGTAAAGCCTTCATCCGCAAGAAGTACGTGCACATTGGCTTCGCCGTGGACACCCCGGACGGCTTGCTCGTTCCGGTCATCCGCGACGTCGACAAGAAGAGCCTGCTGCAACTAGCGGCTGAAGCGGCTGAGCTGGCGGATAAAGCGCGCAACAAAAAGCTTTCTCCAGACGCCATGCAAGGCGCCTGCTTCACTATCTCCAGCCTCGGCCACATTGGCGGTACCGGCTTCACGCCGATCGTCAACGCACCTGAAGTTGCGATCCTTGGTGTTAGCAAGGCGACTATCCAGCCGGTTTGGGATGGCAAAGCGTTCCAGCCAAAACTGATGCTACCGCTGTCGCTGTCCTACGATCACCGCGTGATCAACGGCGCTGCTGCTGCACGCTTCACCAAGCGTTTAGGCGATGTACTGGGCGATATCCGCACCATGCTCCTGTAA
- a CDS encoding YbfB/YjiJ family MFS transporter translates to MNTLPQRHLILALLAGASALVVVHGLGRFAYTPLLPYLISDGFLTLEQGARIATWNYIGYLIGALLALALHAPARMRIALPLALLLNALLTVTQVYATSVESLTWLRLANGITNGVVFVQAPALVLEWLAQHQRTRLSGLIYLGLGGGLLLSSATATWPANWLNGADRWWPMAILGLPLALLSIGLLSRLKLHTPAVQVKHSHTRLFDRASTPLFLAYTGAGLGYILPMTFLPSLAKEQLDPSDPLVSGAWLWTATASLISIALWNSLGARIGDRRALLCNYAAQGLGAAAPMLWPGSVGILLCAILVGGSFIGTVFLTQRLARQLHPHQGPRLSAALIALYGASQLLGPWLAEQALQMGATLTQCFAIGAGALFWGLCWTFVIPRNPVQPR, encoded by the coding sequence ATGAATACTCTCCCGCAGCGCCATCTGATCCTTGCCTTACTCGCCGGTGCCAGCGCATTGGTTGTGGTTCATGGGCTAGGCCGCTTCGCCTATACGCCGCTACTGCCCTATTTGATCAGCGATGGTTTCCTAACGCTTGAGCAAGGCGCCAGAATCGCGACCTGGAATTACATCGGCTACCTGATCGGCGCGTTACTCGCATTGGCCCTGCATGCTCCGGCACGCATGCGCATCGCCCTGCCCTTGGCGCTCCTGCTCAATGCCCTGCTGACAGTGACGCAAGTTTATGCAACCTCGGTTGAAAGCCTGACATGGCTACGTCTGGCTAATGGCATCACCAATGGTGTGGTGTTTGTACAAGCACCGGCATTGGTTCTCGAATGGCTAGCCCAACACCAGCGCACACGCCTGAGCGGTTTGATTTACTTGGGGCTGGGCGGTGGCTTGTTGCTTTCAAGCGCAACCGCTACTTGGCCTGCGAATTGGCTAAACGGCGCTGACCGTTGGTGGCCGATGGCGATATTAGGCCTGCCGCTGGCTCTTTTAAGTATTGGATTGCTGAGTCGGCTTAAACTGCATACACCTGCGGTACAGGTGAAGCATTCACACACTCGCTTGTTTGACCGCGCCAGCACGCCGCTATTTCTCGCCTACACCGGCGCCGGGCTGGGTTACATCTTACCGATGACATTTTTACCCTCACTGGCAAAAGAGCAACTCGACCCAAGCGACCCGCTCGTCAGTGGCGCCTGGTTATGGACGGCCACCGCCAGCCTCATCTCGATTGCGCTGTGGAACAGCCTCGGCGCGCGAATTGGTGATCGTCGGGCATTGCTGTGCAATTACGCCGCGCAAGGGCTTGGCGCTGCGGCACCAATGCTGTGGCCGGGCTCGGTGGGTATCTTGCTCTGCGCAATTCTCGTCGGCGGCAGTTTTATCGGCACGGTGTTTTTGACACAACGCCTTGCGCGTCAACTCCACCCGCATCAAGGCCCACGCCTGTCTGCTGCACTTATCGCCTTGTACGGTGCCAGCCAGTTACTCGGCCCGTGGCTTGCAGAACAAGCCCTGCAAATGGGCGCTACGCTAACCCAGTGCTTTGCGATTGGCGCGGGAGCGCTGTTCTGGGGGCTGTGCTGGACATTTGTAATTCCACGCAACCCGGTCCAGCCCCGTTAA
- a CDS encoding 23S rRNA (adenine(2030)-N(6))-methyltransferase RlmJ: MNYRHAYHAGNHADVLKHLILCRMIALLSRKEAPFAYLDSHAGVGLYDLRGDQASRTGEWLEGIAKLWQADDVPEQFADYLQVIRAMNPSGELRHYPGSPELARMLTREQDRLQLNEKHPEDGRLLKENMKGDRRVAVHLGEGWHVPRALLPTQEKRVLMLIDPPFEQDDELDRSVESLNDAIGRMRQAIVAIWYPIKDLRQLRKFYRDLEKSSAPKLLRIELYVHPTDESLRLNGSGLVISNPPWGLEDELKLLLPWLAERLGLTQGGWRMDWLIEEKTSG, encoded by the coding sequence ATGAACTACCGTCACGCCTATCACGCCGGCAATCACGCCGATGTCTTAAAACACCTGATCTTATGCCGGATGATTGCCCTGTTGTCACGTAAGGAGGCGCCATTTGCCTACCTCGACAGCCATGCAGGTGTGGGTTTGTATGACTTGCGAGGTGACCAGGCTTCGCGCACAGGTGAGTGGCTTGAAGGGATTGCCAAACTTTGGCAGGCCGATGACGTGCCTGAGCAGTTTGCCGACTATCTGCAGGTGATCCGTGCAATGAATCCGAGTGGTGAGCTGCGTCATTACCCTGGCTCGCCTGAGCTGGCGCGAATGCTTACCCGTGAACAGGATCGTTTGCAGCTCAATGAGAAGCACCCGGAAGACGGACGTTTACTCAAAGAAAATATGAAGGGTGACCGGCGCGTGGCTGTGCATCTTGGCGAAGGCTGGCATGTGCCGCGTGCATTGTTGCCGACCCAGGAAAAGCGCGTGCTGATGCTGATTGATCCACCGTTTGAGCAAGATGATGAGCTGGACCGCAGCGTCGAGTCATTAAACGATGCGATTGGCCGCATGCGTCAAGCAATAGTGGCTATCTGGTATCCAATCAAGGACCTGCGTCAGTTACGTAAGTTTTACCGCGACCTTGAAAAGAGCTCAGCGCCCAAACTACTGCGTATTGAGTTGTATGTTCACCCTACCGATGAGTCGCTGCGTTTGAATGGTTCCGGATTGGTCATTAGCAATCCGCCATGGGGCCTGGAAGACGAACTCAAGCTGTTGCTGCCTTGGTTGGCTGAGCGTCTGGGGTTAACTCAGGGCGGCTGGCGCATGGACTGGTTGATCGAAGAAAAAACCTCGGGTTAA
- the aceE gene encoding pyruvate dehydrogenase (acetyl-transferring), homodimeric type: protein MQDLDPVETQEWLDALESVLDKEGEDRAHYLMTRLGELATRSGAQLPYAITTPYRNTIPVTHEARMPGDLFMERRIRSLVRWNAMAMVMRTNLTDPDLGGHISSFASSATLYDIGFNYFFQAPTEEHGGDLIYFQGHVAPGIYARAFMEGRISEEQMINFRQEVDGKGLSSYPHPWLMPDFWQFPTVSMGLGPIQAIYQARFMKYLEDRGFIPAGKQKVWCFLGDGECDEPESLGAISLAGREKLDNLIFVINCNLQRLDGPVRGNGKIIQELEGVFRGAQWNVNKVVWGRFWDPLLAKDTDGILQRRMDEVIDGEYQNYKAKDGAFVREHFFNSPELKAMVADLSDDEIWKLNRGGHDPYKVYAAYHDAVNHKGQPTVVLAKTIKGYGTGAGEAKNTAHNTKKVDVDSLKKFRDRFDIPVNDDQLENLPFFKPEQGSAEAKYLHKRREALGGFVPQRRTNSFNIPTPPLDTLKAILDGSGDREISTTMAFVRILAQMVKDKELGQRIVPIIPDEARTFGMEGMFRQLGIYSSVGQLYEPVDKDQVMFYREDKKGQILEEGINEAGAMSSFIAAGTSYSCHNQPMLPFYIFYSMFGFQRIGDLAWAAGDSRTRGFLIGGTAGRTTLNGEGLQHEDGHSHIMASTIPNCRTFDPTYGYELAVIIREGTRLMMEEQQNIFYYITVMNEAYQQPAMPEGAEEGIIKGMYLLEEDNKEASHHVQLLGSGTILREVREAAKILRDEFNVASDVWSVTSFNELRREGLAVERRNRLHPEQKPEQTFVEKCLTGRKGPVIASTDYMKLFADQIRQWVPSKEYKVLGTDGFGRSDSRKKLRHFFEVDRHFVVLAALEALADRGDIEPKVVAEAIAKFGINPEKLNPLDC, encoded by the coding sequence ATGCAAGACCTCGATCCCGTCGAAACCCAGGAATGGCTGGACGCACTTGAGTCTGTACTCGACAAAGAAGGCGAAGACCGCGCTCACTACCTGATGACTCGCTTAGGCGAACTGGCCACCCGCAGCGGTGCCCAACTGCCTTACGCGATCACCACACCATACCGCAATACTATCCCGGTAACCCACGAAGCACGCATGCCTGGCGACCTGTTCATGGAACGCCGCATTCGCTCGTTGGTGCGCTGGAACGCAATGGCGATGGTGATGCGCACCAACCTGACCGACCCTGACTTGGGCGGCCACATTTCCAGCTTCGCTTCCAGCGCGACGCTGTATGACATCGGCTTCAACTACTTCTTCCAAGCGCCGACTGAAGAGCACGGCGGCGATCTGATTTACTTCCAGGGCCATGTTGCACCCGGCATTTATGCACGCGCATTCATGGAAGGTCGAATCAGCGAAGAACAGATGATTAACTTCCGTCAGGAAGTTGATGGAAAGGGCCTTTCCTCTTACCCGCACCCATGGTTGATGCCTGATTTCTGGCAGTTCCCGACTGTATCGATGGGCCTAGGCCCGATTCAGGCGATCTACCAAGCGCGTTTCATGAAGTACCTCGAAGATCGCGGCTTTATCCCAGCAGGTAAGCAAAAAGTTTGGTGTTTCCTGGGTGACGGCGAATGTGACGAGCCAGAATCGCTCGGCGCCATTTCCCTGGCTGGCCGCGAAAAACTCGACAACCTGATCTTTGTCATCAACTGCAACCTACAGCGCCTCGATGGCCCGGTTCGCGGTAACGGCAAAATCATTCAGGAACTCGAAGGCGTATTCCGTGGCGCCCAATGGAATGTGAACAAAGTCGTTTGGGGCCGTTTCTGGGACCCACTGCTTGCCAAGGATACCGACGGCATTCTGCAGCGCCGTATGGATGAAGTGATCGACGGTGAATACCAGAACTACAAGGCCAAAGATGGCGCCTTCGTTCGCGAACACTTCTTCAACTCGCCTGAACTCAAGGCGATGGTCGCTGACCTGTCCGACGACGAGATCTGGAAACTCAATCGTGGCGGCCACGATCCATACAAGGTGTATGCCGCGTACCACGATGCAGTCAACCACAAAGGTCAGCCGACCGTGGTTCTGGCCAAAACCATCAAAGGTTATGGCACCGGTGCTGGCGAAGCGAAAAACACGGCACACAACACCAAGAAAGTTGATGTTGATAGCCTGAAGAAATTCCGTGATCGCTTTGACATCCCAGTCAATGACGATCAGCTCGAGAACCTGCCGTTCTTCAAACCAGAACAAGGCAGCGCTGAAGCCAAGTATCTGCATAAACGTCGCGAAGCACTGGGCGGTTTCGTACCGCAGCGTCGCACCAACAGCTTCAACATCCCAACGCCACCACTGGACACGCTGAAAGCGATCCTAGATGGCTCGGGCGACCGTGAAATCTCGACCACCATGGCTTTCGTGCGGATTCTCGCGCAGATGGTCAAGGACAAAGAGCTCGGCCAGCGCATCGTTCCGATCATCCCGGACGAAGCCCGTACCTTCGGTATGGAAGGCATGTTCCGTCAGCTCGGCATCTACTCATCAGTAGGCCAACTGTACGAGCCAGTCGATAAAGACCAGGTGATGTTCTACCGCGAAGACAAGAAAGGTCAGATCCTCGAGGAAGGCATCAACGAAGCCGGTGCGATGTCCTCGTTCATCGCCGCGGGCACCAGCTACAGCTGCCACAACCAGCCAATGCTGCCGTTCTACATCTTCTACTCGATGTTTGGCTTCCAACGTATTGGCGACTTGGCCTGGGCCGCAGGCGACAGCCGCACCCGTGGCTTCCTGATCGGCGGTACTGCCGGCCGTACAACACTGAACGGCGAAGGCTTGCAGCACGAAGACGGTCACAGCCACATCATGGCTTCAACCATCCCGAACTGCCGCACATTTGATCCAACCTACGGCTACGAGCTGGCAGTGATCATTCGTGAAGGCACGCGCCTGATGATGGAAGAGCAACAGAACATCTTCTATTACATCACCGTGATGAACGAAGCCTACCAACAGCCAGCCATGCCAGAGGGCGCCGAAGAAGGCATCATCAAAGGCATGTACCTGCTTGAGGAAGACAACAAGGAAGCTTCGCACCATGTGCAGCTTCTCGGTTCTGGCACCATCTTGCGTGAAGTTCGCGAAGCCGCGAAGATCCTGCGTGATGAATTCAACGTGGCCTCTGACGTGTGGAGCGTTACCAGCTTCAATGAACTGCGCCGCGAAGGTCTGGCTGTGGAGCGCCGTAACCGCCTGCACCCAGAACAGAAGCCAGAGCAGACTTTCGTTGAGAAGTGCCTGACTGGCCGTAAAGGCCCCGTCATCGCCAGTACCGACTACATGAAGCTGTTTGCTGACCAGATTCGCCAGTGGGTTCCAAGCAAAGAGTACAAAGTCCTGGGCACTGACGGCTTCGGTCGCAGTGACAGCCGCAAGAAGTTGCGTCACTTCTTCGAAGTTGACCGTCACTTCGTTGTGCTGGCCGCGCTTGAAGCCTTGGCTGATCGCGGTGATATCGAACCTAAAGTGGTGGCTGAAGCCATCGCCAAGTTCGGCATCAACCCAGAAAAACTCAACCCACTGGACTGCTAA
- a CDS encoding bifunctional diguanylate cyclase/phosphodiesterase, whose amino-acid sequence MRSHPTVASQLVAEVVTQLPVPSRLGMLRFERMNEASWALLFLDPSCERQLGIAASDLCALVESPYASLMEPEARHSLHDQIQQQLSLQSHYLVHYTLHTPLGALNLMEMGEAFKQRGRHLLRGYLLVTATPQSKLPPGTQHNPQEQLLPLIEDPLQQKKRILAQQKLILHLARHIYQGDALQDAARLITQAACETYATGRASIWLINGELLESVTVYQADNQQHHKEEQSLKLNSNYMSIMRAGRSLHIEDALNDPRAIELQHYLKSLNIGAMLDAGIRVDGEVIGILCIEHVGGPRQWKTDEIAFCGELADQYAQVLSNQERRSATQALYLFKRAVEQSASAFILLNRDGLVEYVNPSFTAITLYSAEEVQGRRISELPALENLSDLLFNSQSGLSGHNSWQGEFKSRRKNLEPYWSQLSISKVHADDGVLTHYIGIYEDITESKSALQRIERLAFRDNLTGLGNRYSFIRALEKRFAVPDKTGISLLLVDIDNFKRINDSLGHQTGDKLLSSLAKRLRNTLTPTAIMARFASNEFAILLDHHDLDAGQVIASQVLKTLDKPLFVDNQLISITGSIGLACAPAHGTDPQILTKHAGLALHKAKANGKHQVCVFTEALNAEADHKLFVENNLRRALTQNELEVFYQPKLCLKTGALVGIEALLRWHHPQKGMISPDQFIGVAEETGLIIPIGKWVFRQACRMSVQLAAVGMGAIQVAINVSPKQFTDPDLVGAIRTIIEEEQLPPERVELELTESLLLEATDDTRSQLICLKKLGLSLAMDDFGTGYSSLSYLKKFPIDVIKIDRSFIKDIPQNQDDMEITSAVIAMAHNLKIKVVAEGIETSAQLKFLRRQRCDIGQGFLFDKAIAGRNLIDSLKRYIRN is encoded by the coding sequence ATGAGAAGCCATCCCACCGTCGCCAGCCAACTGGTGGCCGAGGTTGTGACGCAGTTGCCAGTACCATCACGGTTGGGCATGCTGCGTTTCGAGCGGATGAATGAGGCCAGTTGGGCCTTACTGTTTCTTGACCCTTCTTGTGAGCGTCAGTTAGGTATTGCCGCGAGCGATTTATGCGCCCTGGTTGAGTCACCCTACGCCAGCCTGATGGAGCCCGAAGCGCGCCATTCACTGCACGATCAAATCCAGCAGCAACTGAGCCTGCAATCGCATTACTTAGTGCATTACACCCTGCACACGCCTTTGGGCGCGCTCAATCTGATGGAAATGGGTGAGGCGTTCAAACAGCGTGGACGTCACCTACTGCGCGGCTACTTGTTGGTCACCGCTACGCCTCAATCGAAGCTGCCGCCAGGGACGCAACACAACCCGCAAGAGCAGCTGTTGCCGCTAATTGAAGATCCGCTACAACAGAAAAAACGCATTCTTGCCCAGCAAAAACTAATTCTGCATTTGGCCCGTCATATCTATCAAGGTGACGCATTACAGGACGCAGCCAGGCTGATCACTCAAGCAGCATGCGAGACTTATGCGACCGGGCGGGCGAGTATCTGGCTGATCAATGGCGAATTGCTTGAATCGGTGACGGTGTATCAGGCTGACAATCAACAACACCATAAAGAAGAGCAAAGCCTCAAGCTGAATTCGAACTATATGAGCATCATGCGCGCTGGGCGCTCGCTGCATATCGAAGACGCCTTGAACGATCCACGCGCGATTGAATTGCAGCACTATTTAAAGTCACTGAATATTGGCGCCATGCTCGATGCCGGGATTCGCGTAGACGGCGAGGTCATCGGCATCCTGTGTATTGAGCATGTTGGCGGACCACGTCAGTGGAAGACCGACGAAATAGCCTTTTGCGGCGAACTGGCTGACCAATATGCGCAAGTGCTGTCAAACCAGGAGCGGCGCAGCGCAACGCAAGCGTTGTACCTGTTTAAGCGCGCGGTGGAACAAAGCGCCAGTGCATTCATATTGCTCAACCGTGATGGTTTGGTTGAGTACGTAAACCCCAGTTTTACCGCAATAACCTTGTACAGCGCGGAAGAAGTGCAAGGGCGACGAATTTCTGAGCTGCCTGCGCTGGAGAACCTCAGCGATCTGCTATTTAACAGCCAGTCGGGTCTATCAGGTCATAACAGCTGGCAAGGCGAATTCAAAAGCAGGCGTAAAAACCTTGAGCCGTACTGGAGTCAGCTGTCGATTTCAAAGGTTCATGCCGATGACGGGGTGCTGACCCATTACATTGGCATTTACGAAGACATCACCGAAAGCAAAAGCGCACTGCAACGCATTGAGCGCCTTGCCTTTCGCGATAATCTGACCGGTCTTGGCAATCGCTATTCGTTTATTCGGGCGCTGGAAAAACGCTTTGCTGTGCCTGACAAAACGGGTATCAGCCTGCTACTGGTGGACATCGATAACTTCAAGCGGATCAATGACAGCCTCGGCCACCAAACCGGTGACAAGCTGCTTTCCAGTTTAGCTAAACGTCTGCGCAATACCCTGACGCCGACGGCGATTATGGCGCGCTTTGCCAGCAACGAATTTGCCATCCTGCTTGATCATCACGATCTGGATGCTGGCCAGGTGATTGCTTCGCAAGTCCTGAAAACCTTGGACAAACCGCTGTTCGTCGATAATCAGTTGATCAGTATTACCGGCTCGATTGGCCTCGCCTGCGCCCCGGCGCATGGCACCGACCCGCAAATACTCACCAAGCATGCCGGGCTTGCGCTGCATAAGGCCAAAGCTAACGGCAAGCATCAGGTCTGTGTGTTCACCGAGGCGCTGAACGCCGAGGCCGACCATAAGTTGTTTGTCGAGAATAACTTGCGCCGCGCCCTTACCCAGAATGAACTTGAGGTGTTCTATCAACCCAAGTTGTGCCTGAAAACCGGAGCATTGGTCGGCATTGAGGCGCTATTGCGCTGGCATCACCCGCAAAAAGGCATGATCAGCCCCGATCAATTCATTGGCGTTGCCGAAGAGACTGGACTGATCATCCCGATTGGCAAATGGGTGTTTCGCCAAGCCTGCCGCATGAGCGTGCAACTTGCCGCTGTGGGCATGGGCGCCATACAGGTGGCGATCAATGTCTCGCCTAAACAGTTCACCGACCCGGACCTGGTCGGCGCTATTCGCACAATCATCGAAGAAGAACAGCTGCCGCCCGAACGAGTAGAACTTGAGCTGACCGAAAGCCTGCTGCTGGAGGCCACCGACGACACCCGCAGCCAGCTAATATGCCTAAAAAAACTCGGTCTTAGTTTGGCTATGGATGACTTCGGCACGGGTTACTCGTCGCTAAGTTATTTGAAGAAATTCCCGATTGATGTCATCAAAATTGATCGCAGCTTCATCAAAGACATCCCACAGAATCAAGACGATATGGAGATCACCTCGGCGGTGATCGCCATGGCGCATAATCTTAAGATTAAAGTCGTTGCAGAAGGCATTGAAACGAGCGCTCAGCTGAAGTTCTTGAGGCGCCAACGCTGCGATATCGGCCAAGGCTTTCTGTTCGACAAAGCAATTGCCGGGCGCAACCTGATTGACAGCTTGAAGCGTTATATTCGCAACTAG
- the msrA gene encoding peptide-methionine (S)-S-oxide reductase MsrA, protein MALRSQILVNKLELPTADQALPGRDVAMTVPDAHFVNGNALQGPFPQGLETAIFGLGCFWGAERRFWQQPGVWSTVVGYAGGITPNPTYEETCSGLTGHAEVVLVVFDPKVTSFEALLKVFWEAHNPTQGMRQGNDQGSQYRSAIYCNSEDQLAKALQSQAMFQAELDKAGLGSITTEIAEAGEFYYAEVYHQQYLAKNPSGYCGLGGTGVCLPA, encoded by the coding sequence ATGGCTCTGCGTTCGCAAATTCTTGTAAACAAACTAGAACTCCCAACAGCCGATCAGGCATTGCCGGGGCGGGACGTAGCGATGACTGTACCCGACGCTCACTTCGTCAATGGCAACGCTCTCCAGGGTCCATTCCCGCAAGGCCTGGAAACAGCAATATTCGGGCTTGGCTGCTTTTGGGGTGCTGAGCGGCGCTTCTGGCAACAGCCCGGCGTGTGGAGCACGGTGGTGGGCTACGCTGGCGGGATTACCCCCAACCCAACCTACGAAGAAACCTGTTCCGGTTTGACCGGACACGCTGAAGTCGTGCTGGTGGTGTTTGACCCTAAAGTCACCAGCTTTGAGGCGCTGCTAAAAGTCTTCTGGGAGGCTCACAACCCAACGCAAGGCATGCGTCAGGGTAACGATCAGGGCAGCCAATACCGCTCAGCGATCTATTGCAACAGCGAAGATCAGCTGGCTAAAGCGCTGCAAAGCCAGGCAATGTTCCAGGCAGAGTTGGATAAAGCAGGCTTAGGCAGCATCACCACTGAAATCGCTGAGGCCGGCGAGTTCTATTACGCCGAGGTCTATCACCAGCAATACCTGGCAAAAAACCCAAGCGGTTACTGTGGTTTGGGCGGCACCGGCGTATGTCTGCCAGCGTAA